Proteins co-encoded in one Drosophila gunungcola strain Sukarami chromosome X unlocalized genomic scaffold, Dgunungcola_SK_2 000032F, whole genome shotgun sequence genomic window:
- the LOC128260581 gene encoding LOW QUALITY PROTEIN: serine-rich adhesin for platelets-like (The sequence of the model RefSeq protein was modified relative to this genomic sequence to represent the inferred CDS: inserted 2 bases in 1 codon): protein TLSEIQIIDDLHKMLSTSTTTTIADTPNTEHSETPILATPEEKSQRRRSTFYVPLVIEDEEEKSGLVDLVQKSSSNTSLSSNSNSLTNSETKSAKSYNLRKSSSVKSGVAKVSALFERKTSHTSSSKMSPPCGFNWSISGSENTAQYSDTDEDEENSSEARHREQLLKSLPTGNNNAAASPSKLKRYGIVLNVISLNGSDGEQSSIGSSTIPSLSTAPRTHFNEDNDIVLATPPPPKQQALSGQEAQDYDDDSEISRMQTNTSTPIKLMKSRSRTNILAVPLPSVERGLATNTATNNNNNNNTSSMGTTTTTTTTLITLRAKSKTLPQNLSPSVVLREAAALDELEKKREKXQQAKQEKLQEKQRQLFGGSTASQIAVSSSPYKLQNSCSATSILTHSFPPKNLFLLKSTPKLSTDIAGATPPNTSVICSPPKKSLSFIRRAHSTKVARSNSLLKPNQAGGLGSGSGSGGHSLNHQAAMQGSLSTSCAGDSSSNNGSWGKHFYQPYDVCPLSLDELNCYFQADHCEELICERFKIRDLAIHMTSASASAAGADLSVATENEATATAEDDAGHHSDTSYEKACRRGSAPTTPILGSKQHQTEHNATSRFTNFFSKKSNP from the exons ACACTGAgcgaaatacaaattatagaCGACTTGCACAAAATGTTGAGCACcagcacaacaacaactataGCAGATACACCAAACACTGAACACAGTGAGACCCCGATACTAGCCACACCGGAAGAAAAATCCCAAAGACGCCGTTCCACATTCTATGTGCCCTTGGTAATCGAAGACGAAGAGGAGAAAAGTGGTCTGGTGGATCTGGTCCAAAAATCCTCCAGCAACACTAGCCTGAGCAGCAACAGTAACTCGCTAACTAATTCTGAAACCAAATCGGCCAAAAGCTATAATCTTCGCAAGTCCAGCTCCGTGAAAAGCGGCGTGGCCAAGGTTAGTGCTCTTTTCGAGCGAAAAACATCCCACACCTCCTCATCGAAAATGTCGCCACCCTGCGGTTTCAATTGGAGCATTAGTGGTAGCGAGAATACGGCCCAGTATTCCGATACCGATGAGGACGAGGAAAACTCCTCGGAGGCGCGGCATCGCGAACAATTGCTCAAATCCCTGCCCACTGGGAATAACAATGCCGCCGCCTCCCCGTCGAAATTGAAAAGATATGGCATAGTCCTGAACGTGATCAGTTTGAATGGCAGCGATGGGGAGCAGTCCTCGATAGGTAGCAGTACCATACCTAGTCTTTCGACTGCGCCTAGGACTCATTTCAATGAGGACAACGATATAGtcctggccacgcccccgccgCCCAAACAGCAGGCATTATCCGGGCAAGAAGCACAGGATTACGACGATGATTCAGAGATCAGTCGCATGCAGACGAACACCTCGACACCCATAAAGCTGATGAAGTCGCGATCGCGTACCAATATACTGGCCGTACCGCTGCCCTCGGTTGAACGAGGTTTGGCCACAAATACGGCGactaataacaacaataataataatacctcATCCATGGGAACGACTACCACGACGACCACCACGCTGATTACGCTCCGTGCCAAATCGAAGACCCTGCCGCAAAACTTATCGCCCTCAGTTGTTTTACGCGAGGCAGCCGCTCTGGATGAGCTCGAAAAGAAGCGGGAAAA ACAGCAGGCGAAGCAGGAAAAGCTGCAGGAAAAACAGCGTCAGCTGTTTGGCGGCAGTACCGCCAGTCAGATAGCGGTATCCTCCTCCCCCTATAAATTGCAGAACAGCTGCTCGGCCACGTCCATCCTAACGCACAGTTTTCCGCCCAAAAACCTATTTCTACTCAAGTCAACGCCCAAACTTTCAACGGATATAGCAGGAGCCACGCCCCCGAATACCTCGGTGATCTGCTCGCCGCCCAAGAAGTCGCTTAGTTTTATACGACGCGCCCACTCCACCAAAGTGGCCCGCAGTAATTCCCTATTGAAACCGAACCAAGCAGGTGGCTTAGGATCGGGTAGCGGATCTGGTGGACACTCACTTAACCATCAGGCAGCCATGCAGGGATCATTGTCCACCAGCTGTGCTGGGGATAGTTCCAGCAACAACGGCAGTTGGGGCAAACATTTCTACCAGCCCTACGACGTCTGCCCATTGAGTTTGGACGAACTGAACTGCTATTTTCAGGCCGATCACTGCGAGGAACTGATCTGCGAGCGTTTCAAGATCAGGGATCTGGCCATACACATGAcctcggcatcggcatcggcagcTGGAGCGGATCTCTCGGTGGCCACTGAGAATgaggcaacggcaacggcggAGGACGATGCGGGACATCATTCCG
- the LOC128260555 gene encoding vacuolar protein-sorting-associated protein 36-like has translation MNCGALRAISDEVQMQTSTSTTPQQRKVNSMPRNATTPQSQNSAPHPHPSRSVDQQPQTAALRRSTMPRGRGLASCLRGERDDAPTPPIHEVHCDVQQLQLLQQQHQLQQLQQQQQQQQQQQQQHPQQQHQLLLQQEQQLQLMKGDQERRSGTGSGASTLETEGRSEYKSKTLPRIHFDTALTDSVLNEVFYPLSQLQQQQK, from the exons ATGAACTGCGGTGCTTTGCGTGCAATTAGCGACGAGGTGCAAATGCAGACGAGCACATCGACGACGCCGCAGCAGCGGAAGGTGAACTCCATGCCACGTAACGCCACCACCCCGCAGTCCCAGAATTCcgctcctcatcctcatccctCGAGATCCGTGGACCAGCAGCCGCAGACGGCGGCTCTCCGGCGGAGCACCATGCCACGGGGCCGGGGATTGGCCTCCTGTTTGAGGGGCGAGCGGGATGACGCCCCCACGCCGCCCATTCACGAGGTCCACTGCGATGTGCAGCAGTTGCAGctactgcagcagcagcatcagctgcaacaactgcaacagcagcaacagcagcagcagcagcaacagcagcaacacccacagcagcaacatcaattgctgctgcagcaggagcagcaactgcagctgaTGAAAGGTGACCAGGAGCGAAGGTCTGGGACAGGATCGGGTGCATCCACTCTGGAGACGGAGGGCAGGA GTGAGTACAAGTCGAAGACACTGCCTCGCATACATTTCGATACGGCGCTAACCGATTCAGTGCTGAATGAAG tgTTTTATCCCCTTTCCCAActtcaacaacaacaaaaataa